Genomic window (Alligator mississippiensis isolate rAllMis1 chromosome 4, rAllMis1, whole genome shotgun sequence):
TGGCATGGGATGAGCTTCTGACACTGAACACTGCTAAAGCTCCatggccacaggccagatccaatggctctggAAGTTGGATCTGGCGCACAGGCTGCAGGTTGCTAACCCCTGTTATAATGACATGGAATGCAAGTTCTTTGCATACTATAACATGTAGAATCATATCCAATTTTGAGATAATGGGCTGACCCTTAGATTACTGCTGCTATGGGGATGGATACACAAATAAGACACCCTTATATTTCATGGTGATTGGATGTTTTAAAATCCTCGTTCAGGCAAAACTCCAATTGAAGTCAGGATGAACTGGGATTTTTCCCCATATAAGAATGGTAGGGATGGGTCCTAAATTATCTACTAAATTTTTATGTGTTGATATAAAAAAGTTTTAGCATAGGCCTTTCCACTTATCACCCTGTCAAATTCTGCAATAAAAATTAGCTATGTGACTTCCAAAATTTGTGATCAAACTATTTGCAGCCTGTGAGGGGGTGCCAGAATTCACACCAGTCAGGATAATCTTTTCCTTATGTTCAACAATTTAATGTAGATTTCTTGGAGAAGACCAATTTATTCACAAAAATACCTCATATCCTAATAAATATCTTTTCTCAGAGAATAATTAacctaattttatttttgtgatcCTAAGTTGTTTTGAGAGTAATGTTTCCAAGAGCTAGGAAGATTTGTTTTCTGGCATGCATTATTTTTCCATTGGTTGTAGCATTCTTGCATTAATTGAGTTTAGAAGACTCTTCAACTACAGCTAAATGAATAGAACATGACCATCAGATATAATATGATCTATTATCTAATTACAGATTGTATCATCAAAGGAACTGTAGGGTTAGCACTATGCAATTGTATATATATGGATCCTGACTCTTAAGGTTTGAGAGATTTACTATACCAAATAAGGCCAGTGGTAGATCAAGTTAGGTACCCTTCCTCTGGCAATGAATAATATTTGATGATTCAAAAAAATGAACCCTATTAACTTTCAAATTGTTTAGTGCTATAGGAGAGGAAAACTTCCTGAGCCTTGAAATAATGGTTTTATGTGGTAAAGGAAAAGAAATCTCCACTTTTATCTTTTCAAGTATGACAGCAATCTGCAACATTTTCTGGTGGTGGGCTTGGGTTGAAGTCAGGTCAGTGTTAGAACCTGACCACCATCgctgcctctccctgccacccaggcataggcgactggtaggcggggcacatgcccctgctgaCAGTGCCGTTCCTGCCACCAACTGCACTGgtagcttctgtgggtgctcaccagccccgtccctaccaccaccaccagcttctgcaggtgcccccccaggctcaggaggcactagtcacccatgatCCCAAGCATCCAGCTGTGGCAGAGCATGGGCGAAACTTGCTGCTATCTGACCACAGTGCAGATGAAGCCTGTACCACTGAAGCTCTGTGGGCTGGTCCAAATGatggtgtagcagggcactaagatgtgcctgctccttaagGCTGAAAAAGCGtggccagggagctctgcaggccaaacAGAGTTCCCAGATGCAGGCTGCCAGGGTAACAGTGTAAGGGAGTAATTGGCCACACCTGCCAACATCACCTgaccagcaggaggcagggttcTGAGATATGTGAGCCCAGGCTGTAGCTAGCAGACACACTCTCTTTCTGGCAGATGACAGGGGAGGAGATCCTGCCTACTGAAGCTACTTGAAACCTGGTGCTGCCTGCTCTGCTATCTAGGTGCTACATGACTGCAGTGAGTCACCCAGGTACCTAGAATAGGGGCATGTTACTCTAAGTGGAAGTCTGTCCCCGTAAAGAGGCATAGCACTGTTATTGCTAGtatttaagttatagcctaggggctggTGTCTGTGTTCATGTTTACCGCGGAGGATCAGGATGAGGCTAGAAGGGGAagtttggaggcctcattagtgcctggagaGAAAGGGCTTATGATTTGGTAGAGCCCAGTGTCAGGTTCAGCAAGACCATAGTGCCAGAGGGGCATAGCCAGAAGGGATCAGCAAGACCATAGTGCTAGAGGGGTGCAGGTACAGCATCAGGGCTAGTCCATAGatccagaggggtgcagccaAAGGGGTGCAGCACCCATAGTGCCAGAGGGACGCAGCTAAAGGGGTGCAGAACCAGGTGCCCAAGAGAGAGGCACTGAGCCAAGCATCTGAgagaaaggcacagaaagccagtTATCAGATAACTTGGTGCCTGTGTGTTGCAGAGACAGGAGCCAGGGAGTTCAGTGTCAGGGGCATATAGAGTTGACGATGggagtaacacctgtgaggctagGGACACGTGTAGGGAAGGTCGGAGCATGCATGCACCATCAAGTATAGCTGGGAACATGAAGGGCAGCTTCCCACTTAATAAACAACTTAATTATTTACTAACAAGGCATGGAAGGAGAGATAGGCGGGCAGACTGTCCAAGACAGGTGGGTAGGCTGACGCAGAGGTCAGCCTCAGGATGGCCTGCTATCACAGATAGGTTATAGGTTGCTGGACCCTAAAGCTACAAATTCTTTTATTTAAGCCATTTAAAATACTGATTAAACCATAACTGTCCAGATGTACAAGCCAATTTAGAACAAGTTAAAGCtgctggaacatttcaaaagtaaACCTGGATAGTTAGGTTCTCCTTGAACTGATTCAGTGTTATGTGTAGACACTAAGCTTTCTGTGACTACCATCTAGTTAATCCTCTAGTCATCCCATACTGCACCACTCCTCACCCCTTTCTCCCTGCATCCTAAGCCCTGCACTGCAACTGGCTACCCTAATGTTCAGTCAGAACTCTACTGCTCCAACCTATATTGCCTGTACTTGGGGAGGAGTAGGCAACAGGTCAGGTGGGTAGAGGGGGTACTCCTGCTTCTGGGTTCTTGGGTGCTGCTCTGAGAGTCTGCCTAATGTCTCGGCAGCTTTTAAACATCATTTCCCTCCAAGCTGGTTGTCAGTTTCTTTCCACTGGTGGCAATTGACTGAGCCTCTGGACATTCTAGActgatttggggtgggggagtggctaCATGGGTAGAGGGGGGACCCATTTCTGCATTCCTGGGTCACACTGCCCAAGGTTACTGCAACTTTTAAAGATCTTTTTCCCCTGAGCCACTGTTCATTTAATTCAATTTCTGGAAACTGATGTAGAGATCTTGGGCAGCCCCCAGAACACCCAACACGTAAGGAATCAAAAGTAGAGGTACCCCCTATTCCCATCTAGCTACCCCACTATCCCAAGTCAGCCTAGGATGCCCCAGAGCTAGCTCAGTTGCCACAAATGGAATGAAATTGATAAGCAGCTTGGAGAAATACGCTATTTAAAATTAGTGAAGACTTTGGGCCACTTCCAGAATATCCAGCTCTCAAGGAAACCAGAAGCAGTGGTCCaggcacccccccacacccaacctGGCCACCCCTAAGGCAGTAGCCTGAGCCAGAGACCTTTGGCAGTTGCCCCAGAGCACCCAGGCCCCCCAAACCGGAGAAGGAGGTACAGGTATCTCCCATGTTATGTATTTCTATGCCTGTAGTAAGATGCCTTGACCACTCTGCTACCAAATCCCAAATCCCATTCCCTGTAAGAATGGCAAAATATTAGCCACACTCTATGGAAGAATGGGGTTTGGTTACTACAGTGGAATGTAATGGAAGTTACTACAGTGTAACTGCTCCACTTCAAATTCACACCCTTTCTCATTTCCATGCAGACAAGACCAGTGAATTAAACTTCATCACTATTCTGTCCTATCAGATTAGTTTGGTCCTTGCGACCACCAGGCCTCGAACATCCGGTCACTATTCGGGTGCCTCGTAGCCCCTCTGTGTACACCTGGTTGCTCCTTACATCCAGGGGCGGCACcctgcctctggttgcctcacTTCGCAGCCCTTCACgctgctcctgcctggtgctTCTTGAAGGGGAAGTCTCCTCTGTCTCCCAAGTGTCCCTGATGCTCCCACCTGTTATGGTGTAGATCGTCACGTccgcctctctgctccctttgctgctgcctttgccggcggcaggagcctctcctggctcttTATTTACTCCGATGATCcattccctgctgctgttgccatggtCAGTATCAGGAGACTCTTCTGGCTCTTCATCTGACCTGATGAGTTGTCCTCCTCTCTCCCTGAGGGACTCCCAAGAGGCACCCTGTGGCGGTGCCTTCCTCGGGTCTGatctctctcctcccctgtctTCACCGGCAGTTTGTTTTATTCCCACCGGCCAGTGATTGCCGGTGACGTCACTGGCCCACTTTAGCTGTATGAAGGCTCGGCTGACTATCTGCGTGGGTTTCCTTCCAAGTTCCAGCTGTGCCGCAGTTCCTGCTGTAGGTAAGtaatttcttgttttatttttatgtttattttcttttcctcatttGGATTTCATTCCCGGGGTTCCCCCTTTATAGTTTGGGGTCATTCCTCCTGGTTTCCCCCCGGGACAGTcctatatttatatttacatttatacTTTAGTTAAACATGATAAGCAACAGGACCTAAATGAGAAATAATGGTCTTGATTCTCCACTTGCACACGTGGAGAATCAAGACCATTTGTTGTCTACATGGAAATACTCAAGAAAGTGTGTGAATTTAAAGTGGAACAGTTACTCTGTAGTAACTTCCATGTGGACGCTTTTATTTAGAATTAAAGTGTCCTTATTTGCATAAATTCACTTGGGAAGCAAGTGAGGTTAAATTGAATTAGGGCCTGTCTAACTCTGAAAGACGTGTCCAACAAGAGATTTAATTCAGTGCAACTAATCCACTTCAAAAGTTACTTTTGGATTAAGTTTCTGGAGTATCCCCATACATGCAGCCAAGAGTTCCTTACAAGTTTTCTTTTCAAGATGACATAATTTGGATTCTGTGgctacatccacacacacacagacatttgtTTCAATATcttgtgctactgctacttgtccctgaggaacacctgtgccacatgccctctgatGCATGGCAGGTAActtcaggtggggtaggggaggctgaggacaacaattgtgctggccccagcagccttacctaaggccctgggggcttcctggggctgcaggcatagcgcttctgcagctgggagcctggctggcagctggagcatagcGGGGAGCACCATGTGTGCCTCCCTGCTCTTTACCAGTGTGggcttttttgaccctgggatctcctagGGTCAACCCTCCTTccacccaccccgccccagcACTGCAAGGTAGTAGTGTGGGAAACTCTTGCATGTGCGGCGTGTAGTTCTGCAAATGGTCTGTAGCGCCACATGCTTCATGTCTGCGCTCGTCTGGACCTGGGCTGTGAGGTTTGCAGAGAGAAAAGAGCTCTAGATATTATAAAGCCTAGAGAAGAAAGCCCCATAACCACAGAAACAAAAGTTGCTTCCATGGATGGCTCTCCTTAAATTTCTGCTGCTAATGGTATAGTTCCTCTCtgactagatcaggggtaggcaaggttttttggccagagtgctgaaaaacacaatgcctacctcggaaggtgccggagtgctgccatggcagaaaaacaaaatgagggcaaggggtacatagTAGGATGCCCTGTTtgtgtcccttgccccccacccaaagccctttccccacagccctgctgcccctccctcccagccctactgccccttgcccccccacccaaagcccctgccccccagccctgctgccgcttgaccccacccaaagcccctgccccccagctttgcaccccccacccaaagcctctgccccccagcccaggctctgtggctgtcagcagctaccccagctctgggtagctgctggagcctgggctgctcccagcagggcttgcagcatcccagctgactgctggaagcagcccgggctcctggctggcagcagctccctagagccagggccggctgcagccaggaggctccaaacatcTGCGCTGGGCTCCGGGCTCTGACATCAGCTCAATGCTGGCAGCGACTGCGTGTGtaccttggggcagacagcagggcagtgcagcccaccCGAGGTGCCCGTGCAGtcgctgccagcacagagctgatgccggagctgtggagcccagtgcaactgtttgcagcctgcccgctgatTGCTGCAGTTGctcagagcccgggctggctgcaaacagctgcgccaggctccagaactctgccatcacctctgtgctggaaattggggagagactggggctgcgctCCCTTGGGCCCCTCCCCCGCTTTGCCCGCTCCAAGGCGCATGTGCAAGCGCCGatgagctgatgccagagcccagcacagctgtttggagcctcccagctgcagccagccctggctctggggagctgctgccagccaggagcccgggctgcttccagcagtcagctgggatgctgcaagccctgctgggagcagctcggGCTCCATCGCTGACAGCGgctacccagggctggggctggccatggcatGCCGAACAAAATggcttcacatgccatgctcggcacacgtgccggggggttgccaacccctggactagatAATAGCAGCTGAGGAGACAATCCAGAGGGTGTTAATATCACACCAACTTAATTTTATGTTATTGCTCCCAGTATTCAGAGTCCAAGATACTGGCACTCATATGAAACAAGAAAGAAATAGGAAAAACATAATTCAAGTGAACACATGCTTTTTCTCTAACTTATATGTGTCAAGCTGGGTCAAGAAAAATTTTCAGGAATGATTAGTGATTCTGAGTGCCTTCATTTTGAGGAGCTCACCTCACCTTGAATCATATTTTTTTGAGTGTTGAGCACTTAATGTGTCCCAAGTTAGGTATCCAACTCTctatcaagggaagtgattcttccactctgttcagcactggtaggggcttcacctggagtactgtgtccagttttgggccccacacttcaaggaagatATGGAGTTTGGAAAGCATCCAGCACTCTTTAAAATCAAGAAAAAcgtaggggcctgggaagcaagagttatgaggacaggctgaaagaactagggttttttaccctggagaagagaagggcaATTTTGTAGACCTCTGGTTTTCAGTTCTTATTGTTTGTTATAGAAGAGTTACACATGCACCATTAAGTTTAATATGGCAAGGCATGCAGTTATTTTGATATTCAGAAGGTACAAGAATAAGGTGAACTTTTGACTGTTGGGTGAAATTTGCCTAGTAACTTCACATCGAACATGTGCATTTTCCCATTACGATTGGCAGGAAAGTGTCATGTGAGTAGCAACTACTTTGCTGAGGTATGCTGGAAGGTGATTGGAAAAACGGATGAGAAATGTATCGAGTGTATAATTGGAATGATTGACAAGTGTAAGAGAATATTAATTGGTTGGAATGAGTGGGGTGACTGGTTAGTATAAAAGGTCCTGACCAGCACTCTGGCAATGTGCCAGGACAGATTCGTGGGTGTGCGTGATGCCTGTTGTTGAAGGTCTCTAGCTCCTGAGACTTAGTCATTGAGGAGAGATTGAGTGAACAGGCTCTCTCCCTCTGAGTATCTGTGTTTTCTGAGATCTGTGTGAATAGAATTGTGAGTTCGAGGATCTTCTCTTAGAGTtgtccttgtcttttgtattgtCATCTGTGGTGTTCTGTGGCAGTGAAAGGGTCATTGAGTGTCTGTGTCAGCTTAAGTTTCTGCCTACTTGCTTGGCAGCAGCGCCACAGCTGGCAGACAAGGTGACTGCCCACAAAGGATTGCTCCCTTCCGTCTGCAGTGTTTTTGGTAAAGTATCACCCTTCCTTACCAGCTGTCTTTCCTTCCTTGTCCCTCATATTTCGGCATACTTTTATTCAGTACCTTAATAATAACCGGTTTGTTTATCTTTTAACACTGTGTCTGTAGCTCTTGGATATTCAGCCAACAAACCAAGCCGGACATCTCCAGCATTTTAAACCACTGGTCAGCGTGGCAAACACAACTTTGGGGTGACCACCCCTTTTCTTGGGGAGTCTTAACATCTATATTGTTAATCAATTAGGGGGGCTTTTGTCATTAATTATATCATCTCGTTAACAGTTTATTACCAGCTCtttcatgaggtctcttccagccttactttcctatccTTTCCTTTTTCGTGTCCTTGTGATAAGGTATtgagcagaatttgcagatttgttggaatcttaCAGTGCTGCTGattgagtgcttctgctatggcctcagaCTTGCAACGTCTGGGCTGTCCATTGTGCGCTTTActgcccacaccaccccagccccctgctttccTATAATCCTGTGAcctattttctttcccttcttctccTTATGTCCTTGTCATAAAGTAGACTTTCTTTCAGAATCGTGCACATCTGAGGTTGCTAATAACAAGTTATTtagcagatttgttggaatctgacaggggcCATGACATGAACGCTTCTGCTATGGCCGTTATGGCAGCTGGAACTGACCTCTGTAATGATACATATCTGATCCTGCAGTATAAGACTTAAAAATTAAATGGTTTCTAAAATCTGCcgggttgggggtggaggaatTATTAAATGGATTAGAAATGTACAACTAAGCTCATCACCTCTATACATTGCTACTAGAAAATGGAAAGGTATATAGTCAACTTTATGCACTGTATCTACAGCATGAATTTTCTAGATTTTAGGTGAGACTTGTAGCAGCTGAGTACCTGAGCAGGGATGAATATTGCAGAATCTAAGAAAGCAAAACAAGGAGAAGTTATTAGCAATATGATTAGACAGTGTTATTTAATAGCATACCTGATACTTAAGCTCAGGTTTGTATATGGAGTTAAGGTTAAACACTTAACAAATGTTTAAAGTTCACATTTGGGGCCTCAATAATACACAAGTTTAAATATGAGCATATCTTTTTAAACTGTGAGTAGAACCATTTACTTCAATGGAATTAACTACTTGGTGCATAAAGCTAAGTACATGTTTAAATCTCTGCGCAACTGACTCAAATTGTTCAGCTGTCCATGCTTAATACTAGAGATCATAGGGGTGGGAGGCTGTTTAAAGACAAGTTACACTTGTCTATATAAAATATAGACATATATTTATAATTCAACATCTGTTCAAGAGTATCAGTATCTTTTAATACAGAAGTGGATTCCCCACATCATTAGTGTTGTTGGCAGGGGCAGCTCCATGCAATATTCCAtcttcaatttaaaatatttaggcCCACACAAGATGCGGTATTCCTGGGTGGATCCCATGCTCTTGTACATGAGAAATGAGGCAAAACTCAGATCATGCCAAAAGTTAAATGCAGATGGATCCTCTGAACCTGCACAGAGCTTCGTTGACGTCCTGTGGGCAAAGGGATGCAAGAACGTGCAAAGCGAGAGGCTTAAAAGCAGCTGCTCTGGCAGTTTTTAGTGTGCAAAAAGTTGGGCAAAAAGCACAGTTTCTGCACTTTTGTGCGCGCTGTAACGTGGTTATCACATTCACCTCACAAGCAAAATGTGCCCAGCTCAAAACTTGGTGAAGCAAGTATAAGCAGCTAGGCAACCTCTTAGCAAGCAGCCCCAGGCGGCAGCGCAGGCCGAGGCCCAGGCCGAGCTCagggcccggcggcggcgggacAAACACGGCTCGCGCGTCTAAGGCCCCATTTCgtgcgggacgggacgggacgagACGAGGCGAGGCTCCCCTCGCTTCACTGCCAGTGCAGCCGGAGCCCCACCCGCCTCACTCTGACGTTGGAGGTTGTCGCCCCGCCCCGGCGCTTGCGAGCCGCGCGTGCAGCCGTGGAGCGAGGTCGCGGCCGTCGCGAAGCGGAAGTGCGGTCGCACTTTGCGGCAGGCGGCCCCTGAGGCGCGGCTCGGAAACCCCgttctttcttttcctgctgcagctgctagtGGAGGGTGAGTGTCCGCCGCGCTCcaggccctccccgccccctcccgctTCACCCGCAGGCTCACCCCGCGTGTCTTACAGGAGGAGCGATGCCGGCCAAGGGGCCTCTGCAGAGCGTCCAGGTTTTCGGGCGGAAGGTGAGTGCACGGCCGGCGGCGCCGCGCGGCCCGGCCCGACCTCACCCCTCCATCCCGGCCGGTGACGGTGGCGCCTAGTCTCGCGCGGCCGCAGTCGCCCCTGGGAGGCTCCACGTGTCCCGGGTGGAGGCGACATCTGGGGCCTAATCTGTGGTCCACCCCCCGCATGCGCGAGTCCAGGGAGCggttgtgggagggagggagggagcggggggccGGAGCTCGAGGCCTGCCCTTTATACTCCAGCCGCAGTCGCACGtggagctgctccctgcagggtaGGTGACACAGGCAGCACAAGTGGGTGGGGGTGTTAGTGGCAACTGCTTACTGAAAGTCTTTGTTTGTTGCATGCTGGTTATTTTGGGGGGCGTTTTGGGCTGGGAGCCCCTGCCAGACTCTGCATCCCAAAGCCCTTTAGAAGCCGCTGAAGGTTGAAACATGGACTGTGGGCGTTTGATGCTAATTGTTCATTGCAGTTGTGCTAACCTGTTCATGAGATGCCACCCTCATACCTGTTGTCATTTTCCCCCCCTCTGTGCAGAAAACAGCTACGGCTGTTGCCCATTGTAAAAGAGGAAATGGCCTCATCAAAGTGAATGGAAGACCGCTGGAAATGATTGAGCCCAGAACGCTGCAGTACAAAGTAAGTGAGTCCGTGTTCCCGCAGAGTGAGACAGCTCATCTGACATGTCTGAGAGCAAGAGGTTGTTTTCAGGGACAGATGCATGCAGTCTCAGGCAGCTTGGAAATGTGTCTTGGAGTTTAAATCTTGACGTTGGGAAATTTGTAATAAACCAAACCCCTAGTAGGAAGTGTTTCACTTGGAGGTATTTATGCTGTTTTAGAGTTTGTGCTCTTAACACAGATTTTTTGGCAACATTTCTTTATGTAAAAAAGTTATAAATTAATTAGGCttcttgaacctgggtctcctgcttGGCAGAATGAGGAAGAAACGTAGACATAGGGTTAAATTTTTTAAAGAGATTTAAGCTTCTAGGTTGCTTTGGTGCTTTTCAAAATTTTTCTCGGATATATTTTTTTAGAAATTTAAGAATTCTTAGTGCTGATAGGAGCTAAGAATACATTTAAATAACTGTTAAATTGCTTTAGATCTGATATACCAAAATTTTAAACTAGTTCTTTTAAAATGCTTAATATCAGCAACTGTCAGTACTTTTGGAAAGGAggttttgccatttaaaaaatggtgaTATAGATGCAAAGGTACTTGAAACAGCTACTAGCACAAGGTCATCTGGTAATCTGGTAGCAAATTCGGTAATGGGATTCATGCTTAATCTGAAGTCTACTATTCAGTCCACTGAGTTTTTTACTCCTCGCTgatttcccccagcccctctctttcccccctccctcccccccaagaggTGGTTTGGTGTGGTTGACCCCTTCTAGAATGTCTTGTAACTTCTTACTTGCAAAGTTGAAGTAACTTATTGAAAAAACTGGATCTGAGGATTATGTatgtacttctttttttttattataaaatttaatttttttttgtctgttttagcTGCTTGAACCTGTTCTTCTCCTGGGCAAAGAACGCTTTGCTGGAGTTGACATCAGAGTCCGTGTTAAGGGTGGTGGCCACGTAGCACAAATCTACGGTAGGACTCATGCATGTGATGCTTCTTATGGGTTGG
Coding sequences:
- the RPS16 gene encoding small ribosomal subunit protein uS9, coding for MPAKGPLQSVQVFGRKKTATAVAHCKRGNGLIKVNGRPLEMIEPRTLQYKLLEPVLLLGKERFAGVDIRVRVKGGGHVAQIYAIRQAISKALVAYYQKYVDEASKKEIKDILIQYDRTLLVADPRRCESKKFGGPGARARYQKSYR